Genomic segment of Benincasa hispida cultivar B227 chromosome 1, ASM972705v1, whole genome shotgun sequence:
agatatataaaatacttacaattttataatttttcctaTAATTTACccctaaaaattgaaaatttattagaaCCAAGGAAGGTAAAATTTTGGCCCTGTTTTCTGACTCATAGTACAAACTTCCACCACTAAAGAACTATGAATTAACCGACGCTTCCATGAATGGCCACCTAAGTACAAACTCTTTGACGCTTCCATGAATGGCCACCtagaaataaaagaaatgaaagaagttTCTCCCAAAGTCTCTTAACAAGGGAAGAAATTGCATTGAAAGACGTCTGGAAAAGCAATACAAAATACTGAAATCCAGACAGGgtaacttaaagaacaagaggagATGATCTAGAAATGCTGACAGTTTTGAGGTATCCGTGGCATAGAGAAGCAATATCTCAAACTTTAGCTGGGGTAATGAAATACAAACATAACGGATAGATGACACAAAAATGGATGACTCCATCGGAATTACAATTCTTGGTTAACGAAAGTCCCATTTGATGATAATTTCTTTTTACGTTTCCTATTTTTGAAAACAGTGTCGTTTCCTCCAATTTCTTTAGAAATAGTTTTCATCTTTGAATTCACAATCAAatcccaaaaacaaaaacaagattcTAAAAGCTAAAATATAGTTTCACCCAATCAGGATAGAGTTTAGCATCTAGTATGATTTGTCAATATTCATAAATGGATTGGCCAGCCTAGTATAATGACCGAGTCTGAATTCATATCTGGTAGACTAGATCGGAAAACTTGAGGCTGCTAAAAATATAGTTTTGAGGTAGTCTCCATTCATGCAAAATTCTAGGTTCCCTAAAATCCAAGGGGGAAAACAccaaaagcataataaatctgGCTCCAGTAAGATAGCTAAGAGTTTCAACTTCTAAACAACTTTTTCAGGAAACCATATACTTCTCTTAACAAATAATCACAAACAAGCAAAAGCAACGAAGATAAGCTATGGCATCAAAGTAGCAATAGGAAATGTGCATGCATGACAACCAACCAATCAcacaagttttcttattatTGTTGATATATACGTTCAGGTTTCTAGTGTATCTAAGTAGTAATGTTCTCACAAAACTATTTCAAGGGATAAAAATTACTGACCCAGAGGCACCCTCATGGTACAATCGTGCCTGCTCCTCTCGACTGCCTTCATCAATTGACCACCACCCCAATAGCCTGTCTTCACCATATCAAGTAAGTTCATATTTCATGAGCATATTGCAAGCTTCAAGTAAACAATATAGACTTAATAACATTATCTTCATGGAAGTGCTAAAACCTCAGAAGAAGTGGAAAGGAAGAGGAAGGGATAGAACTCTAATAAGGATATCACCTTGAACCATGATGAAAGAACTCCAAACAGGAATGAGCCCTAATTGAAAAACTGAAATACAATGCCGTGCCAGATCCGCCTCTTAAGAGAAGTACAGCTTTCTCTAACAATCTGGAAGTAGCATAAATAACAGCAGCACCTTGCAATATAAAAAGGGGCGAGAAAAGGACAGGAAGTGGCATACTTTTAGCACTCGCAGGTGTCCCCTGAAATGTGTAtatgaataaattaaatatcagaGCATATTAGTCACATGTTTTGAACTCAGGACTGACGCTAGAACGTCCCTTGGTTGAAATGACATTCTAAAACATGCAAGTTCCATGAGTATTTAGGTTGTATATCTGATGCTAATTTATCGATCAGATTATGAACAAATAGAAGTTGAAAGTGCATGTGCATAAGAGATCTGCATTGAACGTGCAGCATACCTCTAAATACATGCAGAGTAGGATTTGAAAAACAATTATGGGAATTTTCATGATATGGCCTCCAATGTCTTGAAGGCCACACATTCTGTCCTGATGCTGATCCTGCTCTGGGTAAACTATTAGACCACTGTTCCAATCTAGATATCTAACTACTGATGATGATGAACAACGTTCTCTTGTTTGAATATTTCTATGAATCGCTGGATTAGACCACTTTGTACATACAAGAAACGCAAAGCACTCGGCAATGCTGCAACCAAAGTAAtcgagttaaaaaaaaatatcgaaTTAAGTGGGCTGGAAAACAAGTTATGCATCCTCACAATATTGATTCAAAAATGGAAGATGTAAGAACAAGGTAAAAACAGGACATTCTAACACAAGAAGGTGCATGAACGTTacccaaaatttataaataagtccCACCAGCCAAGAGCACCAACATTTCCTACAAAGGTTAAAATGATCAaaatacattgacaagataagCTCAATGCTTTCAATATTCACAACCatacacatatataattaaaaaaaacgatCTAGCACTTGTTTTCCGGCACGATAATGTTAATCCTTCATAAGATGAAAATTTCTTGTCCGACAGCATGTAGACATATGGTCAGAACCAAATGATGATCTTACAAGACTTTAatattaacaattaaatagATCCATGCTGTCAACAATCCAGCACTCAACAAGAGTGTTACATGCATACAACATACATAACCATCCACGCAGCTGCATACGAtttaaaatcaaactaaaaaGACTATGCCATCTAAACTGTGGGAAATAACTATTTAAAGATTAATACAAACACAAAACCTGGTTCTGAAAATTAGTGGTGATTTTCAGAACTGAATGCAGTTACTTGGGATCACACTTCATATGTAAAGAATAGGGGTGgaaaaaaagcaaaaatataaatacaagaACTTACCACATAGCTTCAGTAGGGTAAATACTGTAGCAGCGACAAAGAAGACCATTGAAATGGCAACCCAAAAGTGCTGcagaaatagagaagaaaattagCTTTTCTCCAACAAGAAACTAATCTGAATGCCACATAGAGTACAGCAATTTTTTTTCAAGACCTCCCAATTGATGATTATATTCACTTGATATTTGCAAGAGAGGAGTGCATAATCCATATCTGGTTCATCATTGTCGTTTCCTTGTTCTCAACAACTTGCTTATTTAGAATATAGGTGAAACCTATCTAAAAGTGAAAATTGTGGACCTTTCTCTATGTGCAATAAGAAAATTGGTGACCAACTGTTAGAAACCTAGTAAGAGAATCTATGACATGTTGTGAAGGTAGCAACAAGGAGTTCCAAAACCACACAGTAGTTGAACCCAAGAGTATCCTAGGGGCCAACTCAATCCTTGTATTATTAAAAAACCCGTTACCAAATAGTCCAACACTTCATTTTTATCTCGTAAGTCAGGGTTAATAATTGTCAATCCAGGCTCTGCCTCACCAATGTAATCTACCAAAACTAGAGCCAGTTTACTGTTCTCTCTCTCCGAAACTAGCGCCAATTAATGATTTCCCATTATAGCAAATGATCacaataaaaacaatttaatgTTGTAACAAACCATAAAATAACGAGTTTGGGAGATCAATTTTATAGCACAAACACTATAAGACATCAAATACTAACAGCCAGAAGATTGTTGCTCTCAGCTCAGAATATAGGAATGCTGAGTTCTTTCAAGGGAACATATAACTCAAAAAACTTCAATAGGTCAGGCATTTCAGCATTCTCAAAACATCAATTTAAGATAAGGGATGGCCACATAGAAAGGTTTACTGATCAAAAATCTAATAAGACTTACAGGCAGCGTCTCCCATATTGCCTCATCACTCATGCTTTCATCATCACCAGGCATCAGTGACCTACACATTCTTCAAAGATAAGAAAGGCAAATCAGATCAACGTAGAACTTAGCTGAGATCCAAACACGCTCTTAAGAGCAAATAGGAAAAGTCAGCAGGCTTCTTGAGAAGGATTATTTAAAATACCAATTGCATATATTCGTGCATAAAACGTGTTTTTCTTGTGTGGACCAACTTGATCTCACCAGGCAACTATCCAATCTAATAATACTTGGCACTGAGAAACTCACAATATCTTGGTAAGAAAAGAGAGGCTAATTACCTAAATTCACAATTTAGAAAAGAACATTGTCAGACCAAAAACAGAATGCAAAACTGAGAGGGAGACCATAAGTTATGGGTTGTAAACATAACTACTATATTTATGTTCGGTAAGAAACCAAGCTCTCCACTGAGAAGAATGAAGGAATTTACAACATAATTAGTAAATTCAATATTCTATAACAAGACgatgttaattaaaaaaaaggtagaAATTCAGAACCAATTCTAAGATGAAATGAATTTTGTCAGAATGGTCCCAAGTATCAACAATAGTTTGGTAAGGGTCAAATGTGATCCAGCACAACAGCAGACATGCCAGTTGTTCTATTGGGACATATGGGGAGAAAGATTTAATAAGTTAAATGTCAAATCCACACAAGCAAGTTTAGATCAGTTAATCATAATTCTAACAAATACAAAGGTCAAGAAGGATGCAAACCATAAAGATAAGTTAAAAGACTACAGCAtcagaaaaaacaaaagatataCAATAGTAATACATAATATCTCAATACATACAACATTAATGCAGTGAAAACTTTGACGAGCAAATACCTgaaattatcaattaaaataatGATTTCAAATGCCAGCAACGGTAGAAAGACAATCTTCAAGTTCACAGCAGCAAAACCATAAACTGCCAGAAATGGTATTGCCTCAATTAACATACAGAACAATACCCTGTTGAATACTGAAAAATCGGGAACAAAAAGTGTTGCACTGGAAATAATGCATCAACATTAATAAACAATTACAAACCATTTGAAGGCGCCATAATTGAAATCAACAGCACAAAGAAAATGATAGATTACACTATCATGGACAATGGACATGAAAACACATCAATAACAATGGCATACCAGATAGGCTCTCGAGGTATATACAAAGAAGTAATTCAAATGCTATAAGCAAAGGTGTCGCAACGACAGCATGGCACGGTGCCCACTGTTCAACAGAAATACATTGCAGATTCACAAATTATGCCATATAAAAGAAACCATCAGGTAAAAAACACAAAACAGAGTCAATCTCAACAAAAATTCATTTGCCATTAATAGCTTACATGACGATTATGAGGAAGAGATGGGGCAGGTAATGAGAACCTTCCTCGAGCAACAACCACATGAAACACCCAAAGTGGAAAAAATATGACCCTGCATATCAAAATTTGtaaaacttcaaaagatatAAAGAGGAAAATGTGGTTTTTCATAAAATTACCACTCCACGGTCTACAACATTTCAAGCAGCAAGTGCACGCCTAGATTAAAAGTATccattttaaaaagaaagaattgcaGCGTGCAGCCACTACCTAGACCTCGAAGAAAAGTGCTCTAAAGAAATCATGCGAACAGGTTAAATGGGACTGGGACAGAAGGCCCGTCTTGGAAGGGAATGGAGCCTCAATTAAcctctttccttctttctttctttctttttcaaatgaaggaaaaaaaagtacaaacCCGAGATTCAATTCTCGGATGAGAATGAGGAGCCGtttcaaaacatgaaaagaCATGGTAATACATTTTggactcaatttcaatttattccTTATTTTAAGAGAACAGAAAATAAAACAACTACACACCCGCCGCCAACCTTTGAACTCAATCACATCTCCATAAAGTTTCAAAACTCCATCGGCCAAGGTTTATGATCACCTCAGTCTCTAAAAACCAAATATCCGATTAGCAATTCATCCTCCTATTGATATCCCCCAACGTTGTAGAGAAACAGTTCATAATTAACACGACCCATCGACCTGGAAAACGCATTAGCCCTCCCCAACTTCACagtattttaattcaaaattgagaGAATAGAAAGGGGGGGCGCGGGGAAACACAATCAAGTGAACCGCAATGGAacctaaaaaatataaagacccagagaaaaacaaaatttaatcatcAGAGAGATCGAAGAACAGAGAAGGAAACAAATAAGTTAATAAAGTACCACCAACTGTGGGAGAAGAAATGATCGAGCTTGAGAACGAGCAAGAGCGTGAAACAGAAGAGTGAACCGTGGGCCAGAAGAGCCTGCACGGACTTCAACACTCTTCTCCAAGTCATTCCTCCTCTTCCCCAACTTCCTTCACCTCAAAAACCCTCCACCCTTGTTCAACACGCACCCCcttcaaaacccaaaaactcaaaaacccATCATGCAAATCATCGAAAAGAACAGACCCAGaatggaaagaaagaagaaaaatcagaAACCGGGTGTGTAATAGGAAAaacaatgaagaagaagaaaggaccGGAAGCTCGGAATCCCGGTCTCTGTTTCTATCCCCAAATAGCAATGAATTGATGTAAAGTGAAGAATGAATTAAAAGAGAAAGGAGATGGATGGGTCTGTTTCCACCGTcgagaaaggaaaaggaaacaagcccccttcttcttcttttatttctctctttttctctgtcagacgataattattttaatcccAGACTCTGTTCTGGCGAGTGTAAATGTTTTTGCTTGACGGCAAAATATACCCAAGTTTGAAATATCCAACCAAGTGGAGTGGGATGGATGGGAAAAGGGGCAAATGGCGAAGCGATGGGCGCTTGAAGTTGAGTTCATTGGGGGATTCTAATCTCACCCCCGTTTCTCAACCACCATTTTTGGTGCCTTCTTCCACGTGTGTAGGGTGAATTTTGAATAAGACAATCAACCACAACAGAGGAAGACtcgaaaattaaaatcaattccGCTAGGTTAAGGTTTggatattcaaatttcaaatgttgtttttttgttttttatttaaaaaaaaaaaaagaaaaaatcaatttaaatgaatcaatttatactctaatttcacttcttttattaaataaaattattttttccattaaaatGAGATTTGCTTATATTATCATTTATCACCGATTCGTTTCCatctccaaaaagaaaaaagaaaaaaaattaaaaaaataaaatctttccaaatttGGAGTAcgtaattatttatatataattagaaaaaaaaatagtttacaaCAATGGAAAagaactttaattaattaaaagtcgTTACTATATTAATTCTtgcattaaattaaatttcatttaatggaaatttttttaaaaaaaagaagaaggaggtTGCCAACAAAGCATAGCTCAACTACTATAGTGACTAAATTAGGGAttacagtttttttttaaatcttttagtTACTTTTATCCATTAATTTGGGGTCATGAGATTTTCGGCTGTTTCATTTGGAATAGTAATTAGTAAAGTTTCATCTTAAATAATTCTTAAGCTTTAAATGGTGAAACACTAATGTCTCttctatttattcttttttattgcTACTTAAATTATCTCTCaaacgtttttttttctttttttgaaaaatgaaaatctttttactttttaagaagaaaaaatcgaGTTCAAGATTTACATGTTTTGGAAAAATCTTTCTAACgtcaataaataactttattatttagGCCTTGTTGGTTagtcattttgtttttatttttaaaatttgaaaattaagtctattttcatCTCAATTCTTACAACAATTTGCAactttaaaatgatttaatttttatctaaattacaaaaacaaaaactaatttttaaaagtcgttttcaaaatttgactttatttttgtaaacgattggtaaaaaaatagataacaaaaaaaatgaatgaagaAATAATGTCTatgggcttaatttttaaaaacaaaaaaccaaaagtgaaatagttactaaacggagtataaatattttgtttaaaatatttactatttaaaccctaaaataatacttttttttttcttttgccaaATGTGACAGACAAAACTGTGAAGGATGTACATATAAATAACATGTATTAGGGCAACTAAAGGACCAATGGCAAAGGTtattctcacttttttttttcattgaagTATCCCAATTTatgtttcctctttttttttttaatttatttccttATATGAATATaaagaaataatatatttgacaTCAGtggatttaaatttcaaataaagctCTACATCAACCCATATTAGCTTGGAGTGGGAAAgatttgtttttatatatagctgaaaaaatcacaatttttacatatgagatattttggataaaatttgtATAGATAGTATCATTTAATTATGGGATTGTGGAGGACTCCCAGTCAAACAAGTTATGTTTACTATTTTACTGagttatatatgttattattgtTCCATATTTATTACTAATTTATGATCTTTTTTAATGTTTCATGAATATATGGGTCATGAGAGATATTGATTGATATTTACCATTGATATCCAACTCtccattttttaaatatgtagggtgtgtttgtaattttaatttaaaaaataagtctttttgaaaagaaaaaaaatcaaagtatttcgcaaccactcaaaataacatttcaagtgtattttaattcgtagagtgtttaaataaaaatgagttttttaaaaaaaaacatttttttcatgtCAATCCAAATAAGCTTCTAAAGATAttggaaattttatttttataatccatgaattttgaagaatatatatatttgttctcataATTTTGGGAACATACCATTCTAGTTCTTGAGATTTTTGAAATAGGTTAacttggtccctaaatttttaaaacgaaTCATTTTAGTCCCCAAATATTTAAGAACATGTTTAAAAggtcattgattttttttttctattattttaaataattacaagaaattttgaattaaagaataaatttaaagagaaaaaagttttttataattatttttctaatataatatcataattaaaaaaaataactgcAAAGACccttaaatctatttttttaaatatagagactaaataatgtaaatttagaaaatttagaaacaaaataTACACTTCAAAATTCGAGAGCTAAAAagatacattttgaaaacttataaaCTGAATGCATATATTctttaaaatagaatatattttattctttaattgatCAATTGTCGATATTTTCTGTCCGTACGTATGTGCTTTTACTTTAGACTATTATTTTTGGTAGTTTgcttcaagaatccctcaaaTAATTTAGGAGTGGCTTGCAAATTATGTCTAAAGAATCTTTCATGCTatgattgtttttttaattttgtttatgatAATAAAAGTCTTCTATATATCATTATtccctaaaaataaaaaagtcttATATCATCATAAAACTTCTACAACTTTTTATAGATCGATTAATCACATTTCTCATCTAAATGCATAGGTTTCAtgtttattatgattatttcaaaatacgtatatattttcatataatcaaaatacgaGTCTTCCACATTATATGATTACACAGGTTATATTCTCGCCAATTTAAGGACCATGCAATCTCAAGGCACGAACCACCTACTTACTAGGGTATGAACAATCTCATGTCGGATGTCGTTCTTCAATGAAAATCTTCACTTGTATAGTCAACAACTCAATCATCTTTCTTGTCCACCgtactatagttttttttataatttacatTCATATGAATTTACTAGTTAAGTGACACGTTAAATAAAGTGAGTGAATTTTAATAACACGCAtaacaaagtaaaaaaaaaaaaaaaaaaaaaacactgtaAGTTGTCTTTACCTGTATTTTCTAAAGAACTTCTCAGATGATTACATATAAATCATctatatttaaattaactacACTATTTTTATATATGGAATTGCATATATAAGTTTATATGCACATTTATTAAGAAATACGTGATActgcaaatattttaaacaaaaagtttcttaaataaaatttatttccaGTTAaacaattacatgaatagagaggATGTCACCTAATTATTAACATTAGAGATTATAATGTATGTATTATATAACCAAAAGAGATTTGAAGCTcgatctatttttatttttcaaaatcaaattgcttgtcatttattctattttttcttaaaaagaaatatcattAGTCTTATCTTCATGAAATTTATAtcttatttcaaaataattattaaaaaaatatagatatattgAATAAACAAAACAATTCCTTACAAAACAAGTtatccaaaaatttaaaatatctattCATTGTTAGTAGAAGACAAtatttcaaactaatccaaTTTATATCAAACTATCTAACTAAATTCATCCTATAAATTAATAAAGTCAATTCAACATTGTAAATACAGAAGCTCTTAGTTCTTCTTTTTCCTGTCAGgatcatttaaaatattttagaagaaTAGTTATTATATTCACATCTATTTAAAATGTTTCATTTGTTTGAGAGatgtaaattttgtttatacataaggttaaaatatcattttatttcttataCTTTAGATTTAATTATTCTATCTATCTTAAtccactttttttctttttaagtgtacaatttttataataaatattaaaactagtCTACTAGTTTATCAACTTTTCAAAAGGAAAAGTTTCTATTTGTCTCTcttctataaatttttaaaacaggCTCATATTATGTCccattttaaatgaattttatattttcatttaaaattcattaaaaccaAGAATAGGagactatttttaaaattcattaaaagtATCCGACtcaatttcaatatttaaaaatatagagattaaaatAAGACGAAACTGAAAATACTAATTATCAGTTACGTTTTATTGACATTTAGTAAAATTAAGATTTCGACATTTTCATCCGTCAACATTAACATTTTAAACCTTACATACTCTATATAcaaataactaaaaatataaaatataagttaaaatatcattatttatcCTTGTCCTGTGAAGTTTGTTTGATTatagttcttcaattttcaaatgCCCAAATTCAGTTCgtcttaaatttagtctatatacttatttgttgttgatttttttaataaaaatctctttgttatttattaacatttccACGATAAGATtttaaaacatattcacatattataatttattacatgaaattattattattatttagtcaatttcgataaaaataaccttgaatgactaaatttaaaatttattagaattACATGAACTAAGATTGAACAagcaaattattattattagaaaaaatatctttttggtttctaaattttgagtatagtttctatttagttcaTGGATATCAAAATATTACACACTTCAcctttaagttttgaatttggttttaatttagtctctaagtttcaaattgctataatttttcctttgacatttgagttttgcttcaatttggtctctatgtttcaagatttatactttcGACCTTGATTCtttactaattaattatttttaattaactaataaaacTTGACATCGAtgattgaaagtgagtatttaataaaaaaaatgaggttaaaaatgttgtaaaatcaagaaacacataaataaaaattgaaacaaaatcaaatctcaagattaaaattgtaaaattttaaaatttaggagctaaattgaaacaaaactcaagatggataaaaaataattattctcCTATTATTCATATTATTATCTTCGATAAATCTAAAAGGAATGGAGACCAAAATAATATGGTAAAAAGGATGGGACCCACATgcatcaaaggaaaaaaaaaacaaaaggaagaaaaaagagtaataataaataaagaaaaaaggggGACGCACCACCCCACCAATATGAAACTTCTTTTTTAAACGGGAACAGGCGTGAAATACAAGGCTTTGGTTTCCGAATTCCGAGTTGAGTGGAATTATCAGAAACAGGAAGTGCCCATTTCATCACTTTTCTTAAAATTACCCGCAGGTTATGCATTTCTGTCACTACCGTAAATTTGAGATAACGAGCAGGCTAAATACCAAAAAGaaagggataaaaaaaaaaaaagaaaaaagaaaaagaacttgCAAATGACAAATACGTGCAAATAAAACTACACAAACAGGTCACAAGAAAAGGAATGAGGTATCCTGTGAAGTTCGAGgatcaaatttctattttattctatttaatgtaataaagaagaaaataatgttAATATGAACCTAGTTGAATGGTAATTGATATCtatcctttttttttgtttgttgtatATATAGTCTTTagcttttgaattttcaaaatattatatttttaattttttaagttttgagtttaaagTCATTGAGTTTTAAGattttattgttaaaatttaaattttgtttcaatttggtttgtAAGTTTCGAAAACTATTTTTTGAATCTCAAATGTTCACTAAATGTTCACATTCAgtcttaaatattaatttcaataaattaatttttaaaaattatagttatttaaatttcattattgaattatttttaaatttccacttcctaattttttaaattaattcataaatATT
This window contains:
- the LOC120083085 gene encoding uncharacterized protein LOC120083085, translated to MTWRRVLKSVQALLAHGSLFCFTLLLVLKLDHFFSHSWWVIFFPLWVFHVVVARGRFSLPAPSLPHNRHWAPCHAVVATPLLIAFELLLCIYLESLSVYGFAAVNLKIVFLPLLAFEIIILIDNFRMCRSLMPGDDESMSDEAIWETLPHFWVAISMVFFVAATVFTLLKLCGNVGALGWWDLFINFGIAECFAFLVCTKWSNPAIHRNIQTRERCSSSSVVRYLDWNSGLIVYPEQDQHQDRMCGLQDIGGHIMKIPIIVFQILLCMYLEGTPASAKSMPLPVLFSPLFILQGAAVIYATSRLLEKAVLLLRGGSGTALYFSFSIRAHSCLEFFHHGSRLLGWWSIDEGSREEQARLYHEGASGYNTFSGYPPEVVKKMPKKDLAEEVWRLQAALGEQTEITKYSQQEYERLQNEKVLCRVCFEGEISVVLLPCRHRVLCSSCSEKCKKCPICRVVIEERLPVYDV